One stretch of Priestia megaterium DNA includes these proteins:
- a CDS encoding RQC-minor-2 family DNA-binding protein, which translates to MTLPENLPVDFTAYNHLTFLPLGRKNKSIRSVGSKHTKGLLGRLNDYFERAMNELSQEDIVLFQTFLYGSYRGGFPVAIDKNEDVYPHFWKPTSFLWKEYNKNRGIPIHHDEFYSQDFTVLTKNELENYLGSIMKDYMFCARIHDSSKEEWIQHINKCFFKHPLISLYHRNADVIEAIEQSKKSPLLFIMKNPEQIAFWRNRIEIIMRPFRSLSSTAFERGFSDTEDTVLTVHGENEIIRLTSENRGLTVTYDVTNDAISLDDEYNVVLAAKRLSTTQRQFEEIIDENEEVIQKLLVFFKWKSLLEHHEVHIKEIQDKLCSLTTYQLNQRQVLQENDPFLSFIQNVLQVKTPNANLQVGSIQWFSQWDFPDVTLLQETNKFTCYMGPNEIEKKLTEISAKIENELHKQRQDLLSTPLKIGQITFDSNQMLRLLTLIDTLKNTETQQSYVQILEGVSTNSIRQKKLDKIPAFGLLNSVKRKRIVTYLQELQNYQLLKKEKKGFRLTPKGEAIRRLFEEESRRI; encoded by the coding sequence ATGACTTTACCAGAGAATTTGCCTGTTGATTTTACAGCTTACAATCACTTAACATTCCTTCCGCTCGGACGCAAGAATAAATCGATTCGGTCCGTAGGAAGTAAACATACTAAAGGGCTACTTGGACGTTTAAATGACTACTTTGAGCGAGCAATGAATGAGTTATCTCAAGAAGATATAGTCCTTTTTCAAACGTTCTTATATGGAAGTTATAGGGGCGGTTTTCCCGTCGCAATTGATAAAAATGAAGACGTTTATCCTCACTTTTGGAAACCAACTTCATTTCTATGGAAAGAATATAATAAGAATCGCGGCATTCCTATTCATCATGATGAGTTTTATTCTCAAGATTTTACGGTTTTGACTAAAAATGAGTTGGAAAATTATCTTGGAAGCATTATGAAAGATTACATGTTTTGCGCTAGAATACATGATTCTTCAAAAGAAGAATGGATTCAACATATTAATAAGTGTTTCTTCAAACATCCGCTCATTTCCCTTTATCATCGAAATGCAGATGTGATTGAAGCAATTGAACAATCAAAAAAATCACCTTTGCTTTTTATTATGAAAAACCCTGAGCAAATTGCTTTTTGGCGCAATCGGATTGAAATCATTATGAGACCTTTTCGCTCTCTTTCTTCCACCGCCTTTGAGAGAGGATTTTCAGATACGGAAGATACGGTATTAACTGTTCACGGAGAAAACGAGATCATTCGCTTAACTTCAGAAAACAGAGGTCTCACCGTAACATATGATGTCACAAATGATGCCATTTCACTCGATGATGAGTATAATGTAGTGCTAGCAGCCAAACGCTTATCTACAACTCAGCGGCAGTTCGAAGAGATTATAGATGAAAATGAAGAAGTGATTCAAAAACTGCTTGTCTTTTTTAAATGGAAAAGTCTTTTAGAGCATCATGAAGTGCACATCAAAGAAATCCAAGATAAATTGTGCAGCCTAACCACTTATCAACTTAATCAAAGACAAGTTTTACAGGAAAACGATCCCTTTCTTTCCTTCATTCAAAACGTATTACAAGTAAAAACACCGAATGCAAATCTCCAAGTTGGTTCCATTCAATGGTTTTCGCAATGGGATTTTCCAGATGTCACCCTGCTGCAGGAAACAAACAAATTTACATGTTATATGGGTCCAAACGAAATAGAAAAGAAACTGACAGAAATAAGCGCTAAGATAGAAAATGAACTTCATAAGCAGCGTCAGGACCTGCTTTCGACTCCGCTAAAAATCGGTCAAATAACTTTTGATTCAAACCAAATGCTACGGTTATTAACACTTATAGATACCTTAAAGAACACGGAAACTCAGCAGAGTTACGTACAAATTTTAGAAGGCGTTTCTACTAACAGTATTCGTCAAAAAAAGCTCGATAAAATACCCGCATTTGGATTGTTAAATTCCGTAAAGCGCAAGCGCATTGTTACGTATTTACAAGAATTACAAAACTATCAGCTGCTTAAAAAAGAGAAAAAAGGATTCCGCCTCACTCCAAAAGGCGAAGCCATCCGACGTCTATTTGAAGAAGAATCACGGAGAATATGA
- the spoIIP gene encoding stage II sporulation protein P, whose protein sequence is MKSSNRANFVVLTYKMVLVILSIVLMTSSIIVLVSYSAFKEQFNSSIVYQTLSRHKAESLYYLMSQENHHFSTAFDKNYSPPGLSSTLLELSTSIRAEDARSLFGSELPGFSIYDSNIIIAGEGTNFTNFPRESAPPLDETLKERNSTTKVQQPKENNGTNAPNNNTTGGKKVFYIYHTHSWESYLPLLGLEGDPDANKAVDSKTNINMVANMLGKDLEAQGIGAEVDQTNIGQKLKEKGWNTNQSYAMSRTVIETAMTENRDLTYFIDLHRDSLRKDNTTIKINNKSYAKVVFVLGKANQNFEQNLKMAKALHEGLEKKYPGLSRGVIGKNKSSGNGVYNQDVSKNAILIEVGGVDNNFDELANTTKALSDVISQFYWQAEKVDAPAQ, encoded by the coding sequence TTGAAATCTAGTAATCGCGCCAATTTTGTAGTGTTAACATATAAGATGGTTCTTGTTATTTTATCCATTGTTTTAATGACATCATCTATCATTGTTCTAGTGAGTTACTCAGCATTTAAAGAACAGTTCAATTCTTCTATTGTCTATCAAACGTTATCGAGGCATAAAGCAGAAAGCCTTTATTATTTGATGAGCCAGGAAAACCATCATTTTTCAACGGCTTTTGATAAAAATTACTCGCCTCCAGGTCTTTCTTCTACACTGCTAGAGTTATCAACAAGTATTCGAGCAGAAGACGCGAGAAGCTTGTTTGGTTCAGAACTTCCTGGATTCAGTATTTACGACTCCAATATTATCATCGCCGGTGAAGGCACAAATTTCACAAACTTCCCTAGAGAATCTGCACCACCGTTAGATGAAACGCTAAAAGAAAGAAATTCTACTACAAAAGTTCAGCAACCTAAAGAAAACAATGGTACGAATGCTCCAAATAATAATACAACTGGCGGAAAAAAGGTATTTTATATTTATCATACGCACAGCTGGGAATCTTACTTGCCTCTGTTAGGACTTGAAGGTGATCCAGATGCTAATAAAGCAGTAGATAGCAAAACAAATATTAATATGGTCGCAAATATGCTAGGAAAAGATTTAGAGGCTCAGGGAATTGGGGCAGAAGTAGATCAAACCAATATTGGACAGAAATTAAAAGAAAAAGGTTGGAACACCAATCAATCGTACGCCATGTCTCGCACAGTAATTGAAACGGCGATGACTGAGAATAGAGATTTAACTTACTTTATCGATTTGCACCGAGATTCGCTTCGAAAAGATAATACAACCATTAAGATTAACAATAAATCGTATGCAAAAGTTGTGTTTGTTTTAGGGAAAGCGAATCAAAACTTTGAACAAAACTTAAAAATGGCAAAAGCGCTTCATGAAGGTCTTGAAAAGAAATATCCTGGGTTAAGCCGCGGAGTTATTGGCAAAAACAAATCCAGCGGTAACGGTGTATATAATCAAGATGTTTCTAAAAATGCCATTTTAATTGAAGTGGGCGGAGTTGATAATAACTTTGATGAACTAGCCAACACAACAAAAGCACTGTCTGATGTCATTAGCCAATTCTACTGGCAAGCTGAAAAAGTAGATGCCCCTGCTCAATAA
- the cobO gene encoding cob(I)yrinic acid a,c-diamide adenosyltransferase, producing the protein MKDKRGLTLVYTGDGKGKTTAALGLALRATGRGQKVLMIQFIKSPQRTYGEKLMFDRMGIEMIQTGVGFTWTKTPPEHRDALKKAWALTKEKVFSDEYDVVILDELNNALAIDKFPIDDVLPLHEVIDLIQKRPEHMHLVITGRSAKKEVMEAADLVTEMKPHKHYYDEGIPAVKGIEF; encoded by the coding sequence TTGAAAGATAAACGTGGTCTTACGTTAGTTTATACCGGAGACGGAAAAGGGAAAACAACTGCTGCTTTAGGTCTTGCTTTGCGGGCTACGGGACGCGGACAAAAAGTATTAATGATTCAATTTATTAAATCTCCTCAGCGTACATATGGCGAAAAGCTGATGTTTGACAGAATGGGAATTGAAATGATTCAAACAGGAGTCGGCTTTACATGGACAAAAACACCACCTGAACATCGTGATGCTTTGAAAAAAGCCTGGGCGCTAACGAAGGAAAAAGTCTTTTCAGATGAATATGATGTGGTTATTTTAGACGAGTTAAATAACGCACTAGCTATCGATAAATTTCCTATTGATGATGTGCTACCGCTACATGAAGTGATTGATCTTATTCAAAAGCGTCCTGAGCATATGCATTTGGTCATCACTGGACGTTCTGCAAAAAAAGAAGTGATGGAAGCAGCAGATCTTGTGACGGAAATGAAGCCTCATAAACATTACTACGATGAAGGAATTCCTGCTGTAAAAGGAATTGAATTTTAA
- a CDS encoding nitroreductase family protein has translation MTIISQLKERRAVRDHEAREVEQEKIEQLLEAATWAPNDRMREPWSFYVIQGEAKKKYEALAEAYLKERFPTKPHLVESSLKAVKNTPVHIVVTADTVEGDEEATEDNKYAVSCAIHSMWLAAKELGLGFVWRTRGVGLVRDERLYEFIGRPSGKVVVGNVFLGYPNEESLTKMKEPARTPFTEKTTWL, from the coding sequence ATGACGATTATCTCACAGCTAAAAGAACGAAGAGCGGTACGAGATCATGAAGCACGCGAAGTGGAGCAAGAGAAAATCGAACAGCTGCTTGAAGCAGCGACATGGGCTCCAAATGATCGAATGAGAGAGCCTTGGAGCTTCTATGTGATTCAAGGAGAAGCAAAAAAGAAGTATGAAGCGCTGGCTGAAGCGTATTTAAAGGAGCGCTTTCCTACAAAGCCTCATTTGGTAGAAAGTTCGTTAAAAGCAGTGAAAAATACGCCTGTACATATCGTCGTAACAGCTGATACAGTTGAAGGAGATGAAGAAGCCACCGAAGACAATAAATATGCGGTTTCATGCGCGATTCATTCCATGTGGCTAGCAGCTAAAGAACTAGGTCTTGGGTTCGTTTGGAGAACAAGAGGCGTTGGTCTTGTTCGAGACGAGAGGCTGTATGAGTTTATCGGCAGGCCTTCAGGTAAAGTCGTAGTAGGAAACGTATTTCTAGGCTATCCAAATGAAGAGTCTCTTACAAAAATGAAAGAGCCTGCTAGAACACCGTTTACAGAAAAAACAACATGGCTGTAA
- the cobA gene encoding uroporphyrinogen-III C-methyltransferase, translating to MTVGKVYLVGAGPGDPKLITVYGMECIQEADVILYDRLANEQLLNYAKKDAELIFCGKLPGKHGVIQDRIHELLVEKALQGKVVTRLKGGDPFVFGRGAEEAEVLANQGIPYEVVPGITSGIAAPAYAGIPVTHRDHATSFAIVTGHGREEKGKDYLNWSALAQGIDTIAFYMGVGNLPHICKQLMDHGRDKHTPVALVQWGTTKYQRTVTGTLATIEEIAQKAEIAHPAIVLVGEVVTIREKIKWFEERAENILL from the coding sequence GTGACAGTTGGAAAAGTATATTTAGTAGGAGCCGGACCAGGAGATCCGAAGCTAATAACCGTATATGGAATGGAGTGTATTCAAGAAGCGGATGTTATTTTATATGACCGCTTAGCCAATGAACAGTTGTTAAACTATGCTAAAAAAGACGCGGAGCTTATTTTTTGCGGAAAATTACCGGGCAAGCACGGAGTCATCCAAGATCGTATTCACGAACTGCTTGTTGAAAAAGCACTTCAAGGAAAAGTAGTGACGCGCTTAAAAGGAGGCGATCCTTTTGTGTTTGGCCGCGGAGCAGAGGAAGCTGAAGTGCTTGCTAATCAAGGAATTCCTTATGAAGTAGTGCCTGGTATCACGTCAGGAATTGCAGCTCCAGCTTATGCGGGGATCCCTGTTACACACAGAGATCATGCCACTTCTTTTGCCATTGTAACGGGTCATGGAAGAGAAGAAAAAGGAAAAGATTACTTAAATTGGTCAGCGCTCGCTCAAGGAATAGATACAATTGCCTTTTATATGGGCGTTGGAAATTTACCTCATATATGCAAGCAGTTGATGGACCACGGACGAGATAAACATACGCCAGTAGCGCTTGTTCAGTGGGGAACGACAAAGTATCAGCGCACCGTAACGGGAACGCTTGCCACAATCGAAGAAATAGCACAAAAAGCAGAAATTGCCCATCCTGCCATCGTGCTTGTAGGTGAAGTTGTGACAATTAGAGAAAAAATAAAATGGTTCGAAGAAAGAGCGGAAAATATTCTGCTTTAA